One stretch of Hymenobacter chitinivorans DSM 11115 DNA includes these proteins:
- the hppD gene encoding 4-hydroxyphenylpyruvate dioxygenase, producing MQTMTSPEVQAHPAHDFLPLKGTDYVEFYVGNAKQSAYYYQAAFGFELVAYAGPETGLRDRASYVLQQGKIRFVLTTSLLPDSDITRHVAQHGDGVKVMALWVDDARRSWEETTKRGAKSAFEPYTIEDEFGSVTLSGIYTYGESVHTFVERTNYTGAFMPGFVAKTGLVPQEKPVGLLHVDHCVGNVGWGEMNQWVKFYEDVMGFKLLLTFDDEDISTEYSALMSKVVSNGNGYVKFPINEPAEGKKKSQIEEYLDYYHSPGVQHIAIATKDIRATVTELRRRGVEFLTVPGAYYEDLLERIGAIDEDLESLKELNLLVDRDEEGYLLQIFTKPVEDRPTVFFEIIQRKGAKSFGKGNFKALFESIEREQALRGNL from the coding sequence ATGCAAACAATGACTTCGCCTGAGGTGCAGGCCCACCCCGCCCACGACTTCCTGCCCCTGAAAGGGACCGACTACGTGGAGTTCTACGTTGGCAATGCCAAGCAGAGCGCCTACTACTACCAGGCCGCATTCGGCTTCGAGCTGGTGGCCTACGCCGGCCCCGAAACCGGCCTGCGCGACCGGGCCAGCTACGTGCTGCAGCAGGGCAAAATCCGCTTCGTGCTCACCACTTCCCTCCTGCCCGACTCCGACATTACCCGCCACGTGGCCCAGCACGGCGACGGGGTGAAGGTCATGGCCCTGTGGGTGGACGACGCCCGCCGCTCGTGGGAGGAAACCACCAAGCGCGGCGCTAAGTCGGCCTTCGAGCCCTACACCATTGAGGACGAGTTTGGCAGCGTGACCTTGTCGGGCATTTATACTTACGGCGAGAGTGTGCACACCTTCGTGGAGCGCACCAACTACACCGGCGCCTTCATGCCGGGCTTCGTGGCCAAAACCGGCCTGGTGCCCCAGGAGAAGCCCGTGGGCCTGCTGCACGTGGACCACTGCGTGGGCAACGTGGGCTGGGGCGAAATGAACCAGTGGGTGAAGTTCTACGAGGACGTGATGGGCTTTAAGCTCCTGCTCACCTTCGACGACGAGGACATCAGCACCGAGTACTCGGCTTTGATGAGCAAGGTGGTCAGCAACGGCAACGGCTACGTGAAGTTCCCTATCAACGAGCCGGCCGAGGGCAAGAAGAAGTCCCAGATTGAGGAATACCTCGACTACTACCACTCGCCCGGCGTGCAGCACATTGCCATTGCCACCAAGGATATCCGGGCTACCGTAACCGAGCTGCGCCGCCGCGGCGTGGAGTTCCTGACCGTACCCGGAGCCTACTACGAAGACCTGTTGGAGCGTATCGGCGCCATCGACGAGGATTTGGAGTCGCTCAAGGAGCTGAACCTGCTCGTGGACCGCGACGAGGAAGGCTACCTGCTCCAGATTTTCACCAAGCCCGTGGAGGACCGCCCCACGGTGTTCTTCGAAATCATTCAGCGCAAAGGCGCCAAGAGCTTCGGCAAGGGCAACTTCAAGGCCCTGTTCGAGAGCATCGAGCGGGAGCAGGCCCTGCGCGGCAACCTGTAA
- a CDS encoding helix-turn-helix domain-containing protein, with amino-acid sequence MTNAALSTSYQEFTACLGLDLGPLLPTGIQREVGHFNAFDIAHLWESAPAQSAPPYACRSFYKISFLRSHSRAEYADQTIDIAPDALVFSTPKVPFQWLPTETQQGHFCFFTAEFLLPVLGGLTPDELPLFRAEGYPVFQLTPAEAAQVAALFARMHEELASDYAHKYDLLRAYVLELLHLGQKQQPSTRLHPAHSAAARLSSRFVELLERQFPLANPQQRVQLRTAKDFADHLAVHVNHLNKVLKDSTGRTTSDLIGGRLAQEAKVLLRDTDWTLWQIADCLGFVDVAHFSHFFRRYATVSPGAFRTLEAVPV; translated from the coding sequence ATGACCAACGCCGCGCTCAGCACCAGCTACCAGGAGTTTACGGCTTGCCTGGGCCTCGACCTGGGCCCGCTACTGCCCACCGGCATTCAGCGCGAAGTGGGCCACTTCAACGCCTTTGATATAGCCCACCTCTGGGAGTCGGCCCCCGCGCAGTCGGCCCCGCCCTACGCCTGCCGGTCCTTCTACAAAATCAGCTTCCTGCGCAGCCACAGTCGCGCCGAATACGCCGACCAAACCATCGACATTGCCCCCGATGCCCTGGTGTTTTCGACGCCCAAGGTGCCGTTTCAGTGGCTGCCGACCGAAACCCAGCAGGGCCATTTCTGCTTCTTCACCGCCGAGTTTCTGCTGCCCGTGCTCGGCGGCCTCACCCCCGACGAGCTGCCCCTGTTCCGGGCTGAGGGCTACCCCGTGTTTCAGCTCACGCCCGCCGAAGCCGCGCAGGTTGCCGCTCTTTTTGCCCGCATGCACGAGGAACTGGCCTCCGACTACGCCCACAAGTACGACCTGCTGCGGGCCTACGTGCTGGAGCTGCTGCACCTGGGGCAGAAGCAGCAGCCCTCCACTAGGCTGCACCCGGCCCACTCGGCGGCCGCCCGGCTCAGCTCACGTTTCGTGGAGCTGCTGGAGCGGCAGTTTCCGCTGGCCAACCCCCAGCAGCGCGTGCAGCTGCGCACGGCCAAGGACTTTGCCGACCACCTGGCCGTGCACGTCAACCACCTCAACAAGGTGCTCAAGGACAGCACCGGCCGCACCACTTCCGACCTCATCGGCGGGCGGCTGGCCCAGGAGGCCAAGGTGCTGCTGCGCGACACCGACTGGACGCTCTGGCAAATTGCCGACTGCCTGGGCTTCGTCGACGTGGCGCACTTCTCGCACTTCTTCCGCCGCTACGCCACCGTGAGCCCCGGCGCTTTTCGCACCCTGGAAGCCGTGCCGGTTTGA
- a CDS encoding SDR family NAD(P)-dependent oxidoreductase gives MSTSKIALVTGGSRGLGKDMALKLAQQGIDVILTYRSQQAEAAAVVAEIEALGRRAVALPLNSADSSTFDPFFAQVTTALSATFGTDRFDFLINNAGTSLTAPIAENTEAQFDEMLNIHFKGVYFLTQKALPLLRDGGRIINISSGTTRVTFAGSSAYASMKGAVEVFTRYLALELGPRGIAANVVAPGAVFGGGAMTDTPEIRAYVAQITALGRVAEPDDIGGIVAFLCSDAGRWLNGQRLEATGGMML, from the coding sequence ATGAGTACTTCCAAAATAGCCCTGGTAACCGGCGGCAGCCGCGGCCTGGGCAAAGACATGGCCCTGAAGCTGGCCCAGCAGGGCATCGACGTGATTCTGACTTACCGCAGCCAGCAGGCCGAAGCCGCCGCCGTAGTGGCCGAAATCGAAGCCCTGGGCCGCCGCGCCGTGGCCCTGCCGCTAAACTCCGCCGACAGCAGCACGTTTGACCCGTTCTTCGCCCAGGTTACCACGGCCCTGTCCGCTACCTTCGGCACCGACCGGTTCGACTTTCTCATCAACAACGCCGGTACCAGCCTCACGGCCCCCATTGCCGAGAACACCGAGGCGCAGTTCGATGAGATGCTCAACATCCATTTCAAGGGCGTCTACTTCCTCACCCAAAAGGCGTTGCCGCTCCTGCGCGACGGGGGCCGGATTATCAATATTTCCTCCGGTACCACGCGGGTTACCTTCGCCGGCAGCTCGGCCTACGCCAGCATGAAGGGGGCGGTGGAAGTATTCACGCGCTACCTGGCCCTGGAGCTGGGCCCGCGGGGCATTGCCGCCAATGTAGTAGCGCCCGGGGCCGTATTCGGGGGCGGCGCCATGACGGACACGCCCGAAATCCGCGCCTACGTGGCCCAGATTACGGCCCTGGGCCGCGTGGCCGAGCCCGACGACATTGGCGGCATCGTGGCCTTCCTCTGCTCCGATGCCGGCCGGTGGCTCAACGGCCAGCGCCTGGAAGCCACGGGCGGCATGATGCTCTAG
- a CDS encoding DUF952 domain-containing protein, with product MIYRIASLADWQQAQRTGFFASADLAAEGFIHASDRTQVLETARRYYTGHPDLVLLEIDEERLTEAGVRLEREWVAARQQAFAHVFGPIPVAAVIRQWDFRPAAAGAFTLPADL from the coding sequence ATGATTTACCGTATTGCCAGCCTAGCCGACTGGCAGCAGGCCCAACGCACCGGCTTCTTCGCCAGCGCCGACCTGGCCGCGGAGGGCTTTATTCACGCCTCCGACCGGACGCAGGTTCTGGAAACCGCGCGCCGCTACTACACCGGCCACCCCGACCTGGTGCTGCTCGAAATCGACGAGGAGCGGCTGACGGAAGCCGGGGTGCGGCTAGAACGGGAGTGGGTGGCCGCGCGGCAGCAGGCCTTTGCGCATGTCTTCGGGCCCATTCCCGTGGCGGCCGTTATCCGGCAGTGGGATTTTCGGCCGGCTGCGGCCGGCGCATTCACCCTGCCCGCCGATTTATAA
- a CDS encoding phospho-sugar mutase produces MALTSDIQAKINTWLTGNYDSDTKANIQQLLDAGDEETLNDAFYRNLEFGTGGLRGIMGNGSNRMNRYTLGMATQGLCNYLLKCFPGQEIKVALAHDSRNNSREFARIAANIFSANGIHAYLFSDLRPTPELSFAIRHLGCQSGCVITASHNPKEYNGYKVYWQDGSQVVAPHDKNIIQEVNAIQSPDQVKFQGDESRIHLLGEELDAAYLAQVKALSINPSAIQRQHDLKIVYTPLHGTGITLVPKALAQLGFTNVSIVEAQATPDGNFPTVQSPNPEEKVAMQMALDQAKAQDADLVIATDPDADRVGIAVKDNRGEWLLVNGNQTAALLTHYLLSARQQAGKMQPNDFIVYTIVTSDVLGDVARAHHVKAYQTLTGFKYIAGIIRELEGKENYIGGGEESYGYMIGSFVRDKDAVSACAMIAEMAAVAKDNGQTLYQAMVEMYATYGLYKEDLISLTKKGQRGAEEIQEMMAGLRANPPQTIAGSPVVELRDYKTGVIRNLQTGEERATGLESSNVLQFILADGSKVSARPSGTEPKIKFYFSVKHPLQSAVDYDQVNQKLTDYINLIIEDMQLR; encoded by the coding sequence ATGGCCCTGACCTCCGACATCCAAGCCAAAATCAACACCTGGCTGACCGGCAACTACGACTCCGATACCAAAGCCAACATTCAGCAGCTGCTCGACGCGGGTGATGAAGAAACGCTCAACGACGCGTTTTACCGCAACCTGGAATTCGGCACCGGGGGCCTGCGCGGCATCATGGGCAACGGCTCCAACCGCATGAACCGCTACACCCTGGGCATGGCCACCCAGGGCCTGTGCAACTACCTGCTCAAGTGCTTCCCCGGCCAGGAAATCAAGGTGGCCCTGGCCCACGACTCGCGCAACAACAGCCGGGAGTTTGCCCGCATTGCGGCCAACATCTTCTCGGCCAACGGCATTCACGCCTACCTCTTCTCCGACCTGCGCCCCACCCCCGAGCTGTCGTTTGCCATCCGGCACCTGGGCTGCCAGAGCGGCTGCGTGATTACCGCCTCCCACAACCCCAAGGAGTACAACGGCTACAAGGTATACTGGCAGGATGGCTCCCAGGTAGTAGCCCCCCACGACAAGAACATTATTCAGGAAGTCAACGCCATTCAGAGCCCCGACCAGGTGAAGTTCCAGGGCGACGAGTCCCGGATTCATTTGCTGGGCGAAGAGCTGGATGCGGCCTACCTGGCCCAGGTCAAGGCCCTGAGCATCAACCCCAGCGCTATTCAGCGTCAGCACGATTTGAAAATCGTGTATACGCCCCTGCACGGCACTGGCATCACGCTCGTGCCCAAGGCCCTGGCCCAACTGGGCTTTACCAACGTGAGCATCGTGGAGGCCCAGGCCACGCCCGACGGCAACTTCCCCACCGTCCAGTCGCCGAACCCGGAGGAGAAAGTAGCCATGCAAATGGCCCTCGACCAGGCCAAGGCCCAGGACGCCGACCTGGTTATTGCCACCGACCCCGACGCCGACCGGGTGGGCATTGCCGTGAAAGACAACCGCGGCGAGTGGCTGCTGGTAAATGGTAACCAAACCGCCGCCCTGCTGACCCACTACCTGCTCTCGGCCCGGCAGCAGGCCGGCAAGATGCAGCCCAACGACTTCATCGTCTACACCATCGTGACCAGTGACGTGCTCGGCGACGTGGCCCGGGCCCATCACGTGAAGGCCTACCAGACCCTGACCGGCTTCAAGTACATTGCCGGCATCATCCGGGAACTGGAGGGCAAGGAAAACTACATCGGCGGCGGCGAGGAAAGCTACGGCTACATGATTGGCTCCTTCGTGCGCGACAAGGATGCCGTGTCGGCCTGCGCTATGATAGCCGAAATGGCCGCCGTAGCCAAAGACAACGGCCAGACCCTGTACCAGGCCATGGTGGAGATGTACGCCACCTACGGCCTCTACAAGGAAGACCTGATTTCACTGACCAAGAAGGGCCAGCGCGGAGCCGAGGAAATCCAGGAAATGATGGCCGGCCTGCGCGCCAACCCGCCCCAGACCATTGCCGGCTCGCCGGTAGTGGAGCTGCGCGACTACAAGACCGGCGTAATCCGGAACCTGCAAACCGGCGAGGAGCGCGCCACCGGCCTGGAAAGCTCCAACGTACTCCAGTTTATCCTCGCCGACGGCAGCAAGGTCTCGGCCCGCCCCTCGGGTACCGAGCCCAAAATCAAGTTCTACTTCAGCGTGAAGCACCCCCTGCAGTCGGCCGTGGATTACGACCAGGTCAACCAGAAGCTCACCGACTACATCAACCTCATCATCGAGGACATGCAGCTGCGGTAA
- a CDS encoding ABC-F family ATP-binding cassette domain-containing protein, producing MNLLSGENLSKNYADRWLFRELGFGLNQGQRVALVGINGTGKTTLLRILAGLEQPDTGSVSVRKGIRVAFLGQQPVFNENLTVEETIFASQNDTLAAIRDYEHVVNDPNHKPDDLQRVMELMDSLNAWDYEAQVKQILGRLGILGELLERKVSMLSGGQRKRVALARVLIEEPEVLILDEPTNHLDLDTIEWLEGRLASPSLTLLMVTHDRYFLDKVANEIVEMDQGRVFRYQGNYSYFVEKKAEREQIEVAEVEKARNLLRKELDWMRRQPQARGTKQKARIDAFYETQEKAKTKISGPQMELSVKTTRQGGKIIEVEHLHKQFGDHVVLDDFSYVFKKKDRIGLIGPNGAGKSTLLNMLTGKLQPDSGTVDAGQTTVFGYYTQTELEFDETQRVIDIVKEVAEVVEMANGEVVTASQFLQHFQFPPAQQYTMVSKLSGGEKRRLQLLRVLIKNPNFLILDEPTNDLDIITLNILEDFLLNFAGCILIVSHDRYFMDALVEHVFVLEPGGHIRQFPGNYTDYREWQKEHQAEEYAREKAQSAKAAAGIAPSATPVAPPAAASTAAAPKRKATFAEKREYETLEKEIEQLEVRKQELIEKLNAGTGSHKELADWAAELKQADKDLDSKGERWLELADFV from the coding sequence ATGAATCTGCTTTCCGGAGAAAACCTCTCAAAAAATTACGCGGACCGCTGGCTCTTTCGCGAGCTGGGCTTTGGTCTGAATCAAGGGCAGCGCGTGGCGCTGGTCGGTATCAACGGTACCGGCAAAACCACTCTGTTGCGCATTCTGGCCGGCCTCGAGCAGCCCGACACTGGCTCGGTGAGCGTGCGTAAGGGCATCCGGGTGGCTTTCCTGGGCCAGCAGCCGGTCTTCAACGAGAACCTGACGGTCGAAGAAACCATCTTCGCCTCCCAGAACGACACGCTGGCCGCCATCCGCGACTACGAGCACGTGGTGAACGACCCCAACCACAAGCCCGACGATTTGCAGCGGGTAATGGAGCTCATGGATTCGCTCAACGCCTGGGACTACGAAGCTCAGGTAAAGCAGATTCTGGGCCGCCTGGGTATTCTGGGCGAGCTGCTGGAGCGCAAGGTGAGCATGCTTTCGGGCGGGCAGCGCAAGCGCGTGGCCCTGGCCCGGGTTCTGATTGAGGAGCCCGAAGTGCTGATTCTCGACGAGCCCACCAACCATCTGGACCTCGACACCATCGAGTGGCTGGAAGGCCGCCTGGCCTCCCCTTCCCTGACGCTGCTGATGGTGACCCACGACCGGTACTTCCTGGACAAGGTTGCCAACGAAATTGTGGAAATGGACCAGGGCCGGGTGTTCCGCTACCAGGGCAACTACTCCTACTTCGTGGAGAAAAAGGCCGAGCGGGAGCAGATTGAAGTGGCCGAAGTCGAAAAAGCCCGCAACCTGCTGCGCAAGGAGCTCGACTGGATGCGCCGCCAGCCCCAGGCCCGCGGCACCAAGCAGAAAGCCCGCATCGACGCCTTCTACGAAACCCAGGAAAAGGCCAAGACTAAAATCAGCGGCCCCCAGATGGAGCTGAGCGTGAAAACTACCCGCCAGGGTGGCAAAATCATCGAAGTGGAGCACCTGCACAAGCAGTTCGGCGACCATGTCGTGCTCGACGACTTCAGCTACGTCTTCAAGAAAAAGGACCGGATCGGTTTGATTGGGCCCAACGGCGCGGGCAAATCCACGCTGCTCAACATGCTGACCGGCAAGCTCCAGCCCGACTCCGGCACCGTGGATGCGGGCCAGACGACGGTATTCGGCTACTACACCCAAACCGAGCTGGAGTTCGACGAAACCCAGCGCGTGATTGACATCGTGAAGGAAGTTGCCGAAGTGGTGGAAATGGCCAACGGCGAAGTCGTGACGGCCTCGCAGTTTTTGCAGCACTTCCAGTTTCCGCCGGCCCAGCAGTACACCATGGTCAGCAAGCTCAGCGGGGGCGAAAAGCGCCGCCTGCAGCTGCTGCGCGTGCTCATCAAGAACCCTAACTTCCTGATTCTGGACGAGCCGACCAACGATCTGGACATCATCACGCTCAACATTCTGGAGGACTTCCTGCTGAATTTTGCCGGCTGCATCCTCATCGTCTCGCACGACCGGTACTTCATGGATGCCCTGGTGGAGCACGTGTTTGTCCTGGAGCCCGGCGGGCACATTCGCCAGTTCCCCGGCAACTACACCGACTACCGCGAGTGGCAGAAGGAGCACCAGGCCGAGGAATACGCCCGCGAGAAAGCCCAGAGCGCCAAGGCCGCCGCGGGTATCGCCCCTTCCGCTACCCCGGTAGCGCCTCCGGCAGCAGCTTCCACTGCCGCGGCGCCCAAGCGCAAGGCGACTTTCGCCGAGAAGAGGGAGTACGAAACCCTGGAAAAGGAAATTGAGCAGCTCGAAGTCCGCAAGCAGGAGCTGATTGAGAAGCTCAACGCCGGCACCGGTTCCCACAAGGAACTAGCCGACTGGGCCGCTGAGCTCAAGCAGGCCGACAAAGACCTCGACAGCAAGGGGGAACGGTGGCTGGAGCTGGCCGACTTCGTGTAG
- the murI gene encoding glutamate racemase: MAPSSSSDLSSRPIGVFDSGIGGLTVARAVNRVLPHEQLVYFGDTAHLPYGDKSTAAIQAYSIKICDLLLKQHCKVILIACNSASAAAYELVREYVGSKARVLNVIDPIVAHVGATYAERTVGLIGTKQTVNSNVYKKKIDDLDAGVELRSLATPLLAPMVEEGFFNNTISENIISSYLAQPVLDDIEALVLACTHYPLIQDQIKAYYKGDVAVLDASDVVASHVKQYLEENGLAAKAQKTPPRHQFYVSDFTRSFEESTRIFFGQEVHLEHYPLWE, from the coding sequence ATGGCACCTTCTTCTTCTTCCGACCTCAGCAGCCGCCCCATCGGCGTGTTCGACAGCGGCATTGGCGGCCTGACCGTGGCCCGGGCCGTCAATCGGGTCTTGCCCCACGAGCAGCTCGTGTATTTCGGCGACACGGCCCACCTGCCCTACGGCGACAAATCGACGGCCGCCATTCAGGCTTACAGCATCAAAATCTGTGACTTACTGCTCAAGCAGCACTGCAAAGTCATTCTGATTGCCTGCAACTCGGCCTCGGCCGCGGCCTACGAGCTGGTGCGCGAGTACGTGGGCTCCAAGGCCCGGGTGCTCAACGTTATTGACCCCATCGTGGCCCACGTGGGCGCCACCTACGCCGAGCGCACCGTGGGGTTGATTGGCACCAAGCAAACGGTCAACTCCAACGTCTACAAAAAGAAGATTGACGACCTCGACGCGGGCGTGGAGCTACGCTCCTTGGCCACCCCACTGCTGGCCCCGATGGTGGAGGAAGGCTTCTTCAACAACACCATCAGCGAAAATATCATCAGCTCCTACCTGGCCCAGCCCGTGCTCGACGATATTGAAGCCCTAGTGCTGGCCTGCACGCACTACCCGCTGATTCAGGACCAGATCAAGGCCTATTATAAGGGTGATGTGGCCGTGCTCGACGCTTCCGACGTGGTGGCCAGCCACGTGAAGCAGTACCTGGAAGAAAACGGCTTGGCGGCCAAGGCCCAGAAAACCCCGCCCCGCCACCAGTTCTACGTCTCCGACTTCACCCGCTCGTTCGAGGAAAGCACCCGTATCTTTTTCGGGCAGGAAGTGCACCTGGAGCATTACCCGCTGTGGGAATAA
- the nfi gene encoding deoxyribonuclease V (cleaves DNA at apurinic or apyrimidinic sites) — protein sequence MLTEPQAVALQQQLRQRVVPEDAFVGPIRIVAGADVEYDKHSDLIAGAIVLLDADTKTVLEVATHVMKAPFPYIPGLFSFREMPPLLAAFRQLQHRPDVLICDGHGLAHPRRFGLACHLGVELDLPTIGCGKTRLLGQYPDLAPERGATAPLTDEATDEVLGLVVRTQTGINPVFVSVGHRISLASATALVLAMSEAVRLPETTRQADAHARQALLAALQQQ from the coding sequence ATGCTAACTGAACCGCAGGCCGTAGCCTTGCAGCAGCAACTCCGCCAGCGGGTAGTGCCGGAAGATGCTTTTGTCGGTCCTATCCGCATTGTGGCCGGTGCCGACGTTGAGTACGACAAGCACAGTGACCTGATTGCCGGCGCCATCGTGCTGCTCGACGCCGACACCAAAACGGTGCTCGAAGTAGCTACCCACGTAATGAAGGCCCCGTTTCCCTACATTCCGGGTCTGTTTTCGTTTCGGGAGATGCCGCCACTGCTGGCCGCCTTCCGCCAGCTGCAGCACCGGCCCGACGTGCTCATCTGCGACGGGCACGGCTTGGCTCACCCGCGCCGATTTGGTCTGGCCTGCCACCTCGGCGTAGAGTTGGACCTGCCCACCATCGGCTGCGGCAAAACCCGGCTGCTGGGTCAGTACCCGGATCTGGCGCCGGAGCGGGGCGCCACGGCTCCGCTTACTGATGAAGCCACGGACGAAGTACTGGGCTTGGTAGTGCGCACCCAAACCGGTATCAACCCGGTATTTGTTTCCGTGGGGCACCGAATCAGCCTGGCCTCAGCCACGGCGCTGGTGCTGGCCATGAGCGAAGCGGTGCGTCTGCCCGAAACTACCCGGCAGGCCGATGCCCACGCCCGGCAGGCATTGCTGGCAGCGCTACAGCAGCAGTAG
- a CDS encoding DUF4280 domain-containing protein, with translation MANNGDKYITSGVWLLCDKGPAPGSLTILPKNVKLYGKDWAAQLDAVPLVNIPSFGVCLMTRTPCAPLTVMWENVMDNVSVLGQKPLLDTSTCRCTVGGSIKIFFSQQAALAAGAAQQQAADNAAAEQEAKEDAHFWGNVGKGLLVAAAVVGTAAIIVGTGGAALAVLGAAAATGAAVGGVGGAVAGGISGGAEGAVSGFFQGAAFGALGGIAVASGAGVVAGALALGAAGASVASLGFLGKAYYHNPSRENGLVLVGAGAGMLAGGLTAKGISVATRPVPGKYLYREDNFPYSSQGKTADRVKSHVDTEGNLTPANPNGKATIQDHVRGSEPRKSDSPYTSTSAERNTGKAYGDHEIRINAKDLERDIQSGKVKDVEVIKNDEVVRQLDVKRAEAQAKYDQNPTAKNKLSLERAEGDVANATRDKEVLVKGTVPAKYVKVTKKKP, from the coding sequence ATGGCAAACAACGGCGATAAGTACATCACCAGCGGCGTGTGGCTGCTCTGCGACAAAGGGCCGGCCCCGGGCTCATTGACCATACTGCCCAAAAACGTGAAGCTTTACGGCAAAGACTGGGCCGCCCAGCTGGATGCGGTGCCCTTGGTCAACATTCCCAGCTTTGGGGTTTGCCTGATGACGCGCACTCCCTGCGCCCCCCTCACGGTGATGTGGGAGAATGTGATGGACAACGTCAGCGTGCTGGGGCAAAAGCCGCTGCTCGATACCTCTACCTGCCGCTGTACGGTGGGGGGCAGTATCAAAATCTTCTTTAGTCAGCAGGCCGCCCTGGCTGCCGGGGCCGCCCAGCAGCAAGCCGCCGACAATGCCGCTGCCGAGCAGGAAGCCAAGGAGGATGCCCATTTCTGGGGCAATGTCGGAAAGGGCCTGCTGGTAGCCGCCGCCGTTGTGGGCACGGCGGCCATTATTGTGGGCACGGGCGGCGCGGCCCTGGCAGTGCTGGGCGCAGCGGCGGCTACCGGCGCGGCGGTGGGCGGTGTTGGGGGGGCCGTAGCCGGGGGCATCAGCGGGGGGGCGGAAGGAGCCGTCAGCGGCTTTTTTCAGGGAGCCGCTTTCGGGGCCCTGGGCGGTATTGCCGTAGCCAGTGGGGCGGGCGTGGTGGCCGGAGCGCTGGCCCTGGGGGCCGCCGGAGCCAGTGTAGCCAGCCTGGGCTTTTTGGGCAAAGCGTATTATCACAATCCCAGCCGCGAAAACGGCTTGGTGCTGGTGGGTGCCGGGGCCGGCATGCTGGCCGGGGGCCTCACCGCCAAGGGCATTAGCGTCGCGACCAGACCCGTGCCGGGCAAGTACTTATACCGCGAAGATAACTTCCCCTACTCCAGCCAGGGCAAAACGGCTGACCGCGTCAAATCCCACGTGGACACCGAAGGGAATCTGACCCCGGCCAACCCTAATGGCAAAGCCACGATTCAGGACCACGTCCGCGGGTCGGAGCCGCGCAAAAGTGACAGCCCCTACACGTCGACCTCCGCTGAGCGCAACACCGGCAAAGCCTACGGGGACCACGAGATACGAATAAACGCCAAGGATTTGGAGCGCGACATTCAGAGTGGCAAAGTCAAAGACGTGGAAGTCATCAAGAACGATGAGGTCGTGCGGCAGCTGGACGTCAAACGGGCGGAGGCCCAGGCTAAGTACGACCAGAACCCCACCGCGAAGAACAAATTGAGTCTCGAACGGGCGGAAGGCGACGTTGCTAATGCTACGCGCGACAAGGAAGTATTGGTGAAAGGCACAGTGCCCGCCAAGTACGTGAAAGTAACTAAGAAGAAGCCCTAA